A genomic window from Wolbachia pipientis includes:
- a CDS encoding metal ABC transporter permease — protein sequence MLTQDFFINSLVAVVVISLVTGALGSFMIWQRLSYLGDSLSHSSLLGVALALIFKISPSLSIMLIAITFAILLSLNFNRLYSVDTILNIVTNVVLSSSLILMSFLPSGNNSIISSLFGDILTLDQSDIILIFLISVIVTLILIFRWRYWLMISINQDLAVVEKINVNFVRLEFLITLAIFIAIAAQLIGILLIAAFLLIPAASARLISKTPMQMIIVATVFSVISGISGLMLSASFDLLTGPAIILVAAVYLIIAYFIRLVLSRLA from the coding sequence TCTAGTTGCAGTAGTCGTAATTAGCCTAGTAACAGGCGCTTTAGGATCGTTTATGATATGGCAAAGGTTATCTTATCTTGGTGATAGTTTGTCTCATTCTTCGTTGCTTGGTGTTGCACTTGCTTTAATCTTTAAGATTAGCCCATCGCTTAGCATAATGCTCATTGCAATTACATTTGCTATACTACTTTCTCTTAATTTTAACAGATTATATTCTGTTGATACGATATTGAACATTGTTACCAATGTAGTTTTATCATCGAGTTTAATACTTATGTCTTTTCTTCCATCGGGCAATAATAGTATTATTAGCTCACTGTTTGGTGATATATTAACGCTTGATCAAAGTGATATAATATTGATTTTTTTAATCTCTGTAATAGTTACTTTGATATTAATATTTAGATGGCGTTATTGGTTAATGATTTCAATTAATCAAGATTTAGCAGTAGTTGAGAAGATTAATGTTAATTTTGTTAGACTAGAATTTTTAATCACTCTTGCTATATTTATAGCAATTGCTGCCCAATTAATAGGAATATTACTCATTGCTGCATTTTTGCTAATACCAGCAGCATCTGCAAGGCTCATTTCGAAAACTCCAATGCAGATGATTATTGTTGCAACAGTTTTTTCTGTGATTTCTGGGATATCAGGTCTGATGTTATCTGCAAGTTTTGATTTGTTAACTGGCCCTGCAATTATACTTGTTGCAGCCGTATATTTAATTATCGCTTATTTTATAAGGTTAGTATTAAGCAGGTTGGCTTGA
- the holA gene encoding DNA polymerase III subunit delta, producing the protein MRVTPSKVKRFLEKPDALRGVLIHGSDNSRVGFYVQEIIANLDEYSVQVMDFAIVNKSPGLLFSELANISMFTSKKLIKLINVSGSISKELKNVLDYNAGDHYVMMVASDLPYNSATKSYMESSKIFGVIACYKDSNSNLYDIISSYLKQNDIKCTNEIIYHLQSYFNHSKLPICSELEKLVLYLGERKDLKLTDIELCFSTSGNDYATLDDLCSAIASKDMSRFIRISDALISQENFSPIALIRIISNYFLRLETVLLSVQGGMSEQAAIDQLNPPLFFKQLQSFKSHLKSLQLSELKKILEKLISLEVTCKKTDLDHKMIFQQVICHITNTITCYS; encoded by the coding sequence ATGAGGGTTACACCATCCAAAGTTAAAAGATTCCTAGAGAAACCTGATGCTTTACGTGGTGTGTTAATTCATGGAAGTGATAACAGTAGGGTTGGTTTTTATGTACAAGAAATAATTGCCAATTTGGATGAGTATTCAGTTCAGGTGATGGATTTTGCAATAGTGAATAAGTCACCCGGTTTACTGTTTTCTGAGTTGGCAAACATTTCGATGTTTACCAGCAAAAAATTAATTAAGCTGATAAATGTAAGTGGGAGTATATCCAAAGAGTTAAAAAATGTATTAGATTATAATGCAGGCGATCACTATGTAATGATGGTAGCAAGTGATCTTCCATATAATTCTGCAACTAAAAGTTATATGGAGAGTTCAAAAATTTTTGGTGTAATTGCTTGCTATAAGGACAGCAACAGTAATCTTTATGATATTATATCAAGTTACTTAAAACAAAATGATATAAAATGCACAAATGAGATAATCTACCATTTGCAATCTTACTTTAATCATAGCAAGCTGCCTATATGTTCAGAACTTGAGAAGTTAGTTTTATACTTAGGGGAGAGAAAAGACCTAAAACTTACTGATATAGAATTATGCTTTTCAACTTCCGGCAACGACTATGCTACACTTGATGATCTATGCTCTGCCATAGCAAGTAAAGATATGTCGCGTTTCATTAGAATTTCTGATGCATTGATATCGCAAGAAAATTTTTCACCGATAGCACTAATTCGCATTATATCAAATTATTTCCTACGCCTTGAAACCGTTTTGCTGTCAGTGCAAGGCGGAATGAGTGAGCAGGCTGCGATTGATCAGCTAAACCCTCCATTGTTTTTTAAACAATTGCAGAGCTTTAAATCTCATTTGAAAAGTTTGCAACTTTCAGAACTTAAAAAGATTTTGGAAAAATTGATAAGCTTAGAAGTTACCTGTAAAAAAACTGATTTAGATCATAAAATGATTTTTCAGCAGGTGATTTGTCATATTACAAATACAATTACTTGCTATAGCTAA
- a CDS encoding reverse transcriptase N-terminal domain-containing protein: MEGLFKKLMPEVIFGICRRKHCSLEGKVVNSNKYVIDQQNVRYKWRTIPWRKLEKFVFKLQKRIYQAAKCDDIKKVHKLQRLLLNSMSAKLLAVRKVTQDNRGKKTAGIDGKANLNQEERLQLAYSLDIREKAKPSRRIWIPKPGKTEKRPLGIPTISERAKETLMKMAIEPEWEAKFEPNTYGFRPGRSCHDAIEAIFIALGGKTAFILDADISGCFDQIDQNALLKKLNTTPTFRKIIRGWLKAGVMEDGKFKPTKRGTIQGGTISPLLACVALYGLEQYVKQALTNELFQFMKKKRGQGSYEEVKQSISVIFYADDCAP; this comes from the coding sequence GTGGAAGGATTGTTTAAGAAGCTAATGCCCGAAGTAATATTTGGGATATGCAGACGTAAACACTGTAGTTTGGAAGGTAAAGTTGTGAATAGTAATAAATATGTTATAGACCAACAAAATGTTAGGTATAAATGGCGTACAATTCCTTGGCGTAAGTTAGAGAAATTTGTATTCAAGTTACAAAAGCGAATTTACCAAGCTGCAAAGTGTGATGATATCAAGAAGGTACATAAACTTCAAAGATTATTACTTAACTCAATGAGTGCAAAATTGCTAGCTGTTAGAAAGGTAACTCAGGATAACAGAGGAAAGAAGACAGCAGGTATTGATGGAAAGGCTAATCTTAATCAAGAAGAAAGATTGCAATTAGCATATTCTTTGGATATAAGAGAGAAAGCTAAACCATCAAGACGTATTTGGATTCCAAAACCTGGGAAAACTGAGAAAAGGCCGTTAGGCATACCTACTATTTCAGAGAGAGCAAAAGAAACACTTATGAAAATGGCGATAGAACCAGAGTGGGAGGCAAAATTTGAGCCAAACACATATGGTTTTAGACCTGGTAGATCATGTCATGATGCAATAGAGGCTATATTCATAGCTCTTGGAGGTAAGACAGCATTTATATTAGATGCTGATATTTCCGGATGCTTTGACCAAATTGACCAAAACGCCTTGCTAAAGAAACTCAATACCACACCAACTTTTAGAAAGATAATAAGAGGATGGTTGAAGGCAGGTGTTATGGAAGATGGAAAGTTTAAACCCACAAAACGTGGCACTATACAAGGAGGAACGATATCACCGTTACTTGCATGTGTTGCATTATATGGATTAGAACAATATGTCAAACAAGCATTAACAAATGAACTTTTTCAATTTATGAAAAAGAAGCGTGGTCAGGGATCGTATGAAGAGGTAAAACAATCAATAAGCGTAATCTTTTACGCAGATGATTGTGCGCCGTAG
- the ltrA gene encoding group II intron reverse transcriptase/maturase, which translates to MNKTKSFDMPKQLVWRAYKQVSKNKGAAGVDEVTITKFEENLKDNLYKLWNRMSSGSYFPEPVKAVAIPKGTGGGQRTLCVPSVSDRIAQTAATMYLEPLVEPIFHKDSYGYRPNKSALDAVYTARKRCWKNDWTIDLDISGFFDNLDHDLALQAIKKHTDCKWVILYVERWMKVPIQQADGNKVARDKGVPQGGSISPIISNIFMHHAFDMWMKQNYPTVPFERCVDDAIVHCRTKRQAEFMKAMIEERLAKCKLKLRPEKTQIVYNKDDDRKEEYPIQSFDFLGYTFRPRIAKNKMRNYFVSFLPAICNKAKKKIKKTIKSWRIHRVTWTTLEEISKRIDPIVRGWFQYYGRFYKSEMYPSLRNIERYLIRWVRTKYKKLRDHGRLAKQFLGKVRKRSPNIFYHWTLGLGSKD; encoded by the coding sequence ATGAATAAAACAAAGTCTTTTGATATGCCGAAGCAACTTGTTTGGAGAGCTTATAAACAAGTATCGAAGAATAAAGGAGCGGCTGGTGTAGACGAGGTTACGATAACAAAGTTTGAAGAAAATCTAAAAGATAATCTATACAAACTATGGAATCGGATGTCATCCGGAAGTTATTTTCCAGAGCCAGTAAAAGCTGTTGCAATACCGAAAGGTACAGGAGGAGGACAAAGAACTTTATGTGTTCCTTCAGTATCAGATAGGATAGCGCAAACAGCAGCTACAATGTATCTTGAACCGTTAGTAGAGCCGATATTTCATAAGGATTCATATGGTTATAGACCAAATAAGTCTGCATTGGATGCGGTATATACAGCACGGAAGAGATGTTGGAAAAATGATTGGACAATAGATCTTGATATATCTGGATTTTTTGACAATCTGGACCACGATTTAGCACTGCAGGCTATCAAGAAACACACAGACTGCAAATGGGTCATATTGTATGTTGAAAGGTGGATGAAAGTCCCGATTCAGCAAGCAGATGGCAACAAGGTAGCTAGGGATAAAGGAGTTCCGCAAGGAGGTTCAATAAGTCCAATCATCTCAAACATATTTATGCACCATGCATTTGATATGTGGATGAAACAAAATTACCCAACGGTACCATTTGAAAGATGTGTGGATGATGCGATAGTACACTGCAGAACTAAAAGACAGGCAGAGTTTATGAAAGCAATGATTGAAGAAAGATTGGCCAAGTGTAAATTGAAGTTGCGTCCTGAAAAGACACAGATTGTGTACAATAAGGACGACGACAGAAAAGAAGAATATCCCATACAAAGCTTTGATTTTCTAGGCTATACTTTCAGACCTAGAATAGCAAAGAATAAGATGAGGAATTATTTTGTCTCATTTCTACCAGCAATTTGTAACAAAGCCAAAAAGAAGATCAAGAAAACCATAAAGTCATGGAGAATACATCGGGTCACGTGGACCACATTAGAGGAAATATCGAAGAGAATAGATCCAATAGTCAGAGGCTGGTTTCAGTACTATGGCAGGTTTTATAAATCAGAGATGTATCCATCTCTCAGAAATATAGAGAGATACCTCATAAGATGGGTCAGAACCAAGTATAAGAAACTTCGAGATCACGGAAGGCTAGCAAAGCAATTTCTAGGAAAAGTGAGAAAGAGGTCTCCAAATATTTTCTATCACTGGACACTTGGGTTAGGATCAAAAGACTAA